From one Synechocystis sp. PCC 6803 substr. PCC-P genomic stretch:
- a CDS encoding YcjF family protein has product MADSDHYPRPTSCPYPVQRFFPAAMVLPPNSPQPEVNEAKNPDEIDQEIITHPNPSLAPSEQSEQTWPIHTWWQSTRQHFQNLLPLKYWKKKLLDRLWVDEAEIADILTQLRRELPTTEALLIGKPQSGKSSLVRGLTGASAAIVGQGFQPHTQNTARYAYPSPELPLLVFTDTVGLGDLGHDTQSLIEELKVELAAPGEVNPATKILLLTVKITDFATDTLQQIIQDLKTAYPQIPCLLVVTCLHEIYPHPRDDHPPYPPDQPEIERAFAAITSNFAPWVDGAVMVDFTREEDGYNPEFYGLTTLRDRLAERLPKAEAQTLHQLLDGETGKRLGNIYRDVARRYILAFSIMAATLAAVPLPFATMPVLTALQVSLVGLLGKLYGQVLTPSQAGGVVSAIAGGFLAQAVGRELIKFVPGFGSVVAASWAAAYTWSLGEGACVYFGDLMGGKKPDPQKIQAVMRNAFQEAQNRFKNPPSGHN; this is encoded by the coding sequence GTGGCTGATTCTGATCATTATCCAAGGCCTACCAGTTGCCCCTATCCCGTCCAGCGTTTTTTCCCAGCGGCTATGGTTCTTCCCCCCAATTCTCCCCAGCCCGAGGTCAACGAAGCCAAAAATCCAGACGAAATTGACCAGGAAATTATTACCCATCCCAATCCCTCCCTAGCCCCGTCCGAACAATCAGAGCAAACTTGGCCAATCCATACCTGGTGGCAAAGTACTCGTCAGCATTTCCAAAATCTCCTTCCCCTGAAATATTGGAAAAAAAAGCTTCTGGACCGCCTCTGGGTGGATGAAGCCGAAATTGCCGACATCTTGACCCAATTGCGCCGGGAATTACCCACCACGGAAGCCCTACTGATCGGTAAACCCCAATCCGGGAAAAGCTCCCTGGTGCGGGGATTAACTGGGGCCTCCGCCGCCATTGTCGGCCAGGGTTTCCAGCCCCATACCCAAAATACGGCCCGCTATGCCTATCCTTCCCCCGAACTTCCCCTATTAGTTTTCACCGACACCGTTGGCTTAGGAGATTTGGGCCACGACACCCAATCCCTAATCGAGGAGCTCAAGGTGGAGTTGGCGGCCCCGGGGGAAGTTAATCCAGCGACGAAAATTTTACTGCTCACGGTCAAAATTACCGATTTTGCCACCGACACTCTCCAGCAAATTATTCAGGATTTAAAAACTGCCTATCCGCAAATTCCCTGCCTGTTGGTGGTGACCTGTCTCCATGAAATTTATCCCCACCCAAGGGATGACCATCCGCCTTATCCCCCCGACCAACCAGAAATAGAACGGGCTTTTGCGGCCATTACCAGCAATTTTGCTCCCTGGGTTGACGGAGCCGTGATGGTGGATTTTACCAGGGAAGAAGATGGCTATAACCCTGAGTTCTATGGTCTAACGACCCTGCGCGATCGCCTGGCGGAGAGATTACCTAAAGCAGAAGCTCAAACCCTCCATCAACTTTTGGATGGGGAAACGGGTAAACGACTGGGGAACATTTACCGGGATGTGGCCCGCCGGTATATTTTGGCCTTTTCTATCATGGCGGCAACCCTGGCCGCAGTGCCTCTCCCCTTTGCAACGATGCCAGTGTTGACGGCGCTCCAAGTTTCCTTGGTGGGACTGCTGGGCAAACTGTACGGCCAAGTGTTAACCCCTTCCCAGGCAGGGGGAGTGGTCAGTGCCATTGCGGGGGGATTTTTGGCACAAGCAGTGGGGCGAGAACTGATCAAATTTGTGCCGGGATTTGGTTCCGTGGTGGCGGCATCCTGGGCGGCAGCCTATACCTGGTCTTTGGGGGAGGGAGCCTGCGTCTATTTTGGCGATTTGATGGGGGGGAAAAAACCAGATCCCCAAAAGATCCAAGCGGTGATGCGAAATGCTTTCCAAGAAGCCCAAAACCGATTTAAAAATCCCCCCAGTGGCCATAATTAG
- a CDS encoding DUF4350 domain-containing protein: MLFKSRRNLVILLAIAVVAVAALLWTGPGQADHLQGSTYSTTPGGYGAWWQWMEKAGTPVQRWRKPGDKLTTLSSPATLLKINPRSILNFSPYDDGGSINPSESEWVAQGNRLVYLGRWAELTDAPFTQTVVTDQGPISIQGRRRSPQQEGKILADKYGTLIWRQRQGKGEIIWVVPPFLAANAFQDEPANFALLQSLLTEGHNPLWVDEYLHGYKDAETLQQEGVESVWAYLQNTPLLLIFLQSLVVVTLLAIFGNRRFGQPQTPPSLASNNNQAYINALAQVLEKGDRPQFVVQQLLQAESPSLERRLGNLPTAQAREAMAALLTNLSQPDKLPKQEADLRVWLKQWQQLQAQLPPSSSNPSGKVLKSSAAE, from the coding sequence ATGTTGTTTAAATCCCGCCGTAATCTGGTTATTCTTCTGGCGATCGCCGTGGTGGCGGTGGCGGCGCTGCTGTGGACTGGGCCGGGCCAGGCCGACCATCTGCAAGGGTCCACCTATAGTACTACTCCAGGGGGCTATGGGGCTTGGTGGCAATGGATGGAAAAAGCTGGAACTCCGGTGCAACGATGGCGCAAACCCGGAGACAAGTTAACGACCCTCTCTAGTCCGGCAACTTTGCTGAAAATTAACCCTAGGTCCATCCTCAACTTTTCTCCCTATGATGACGGTGGCAGTATTAACCCCAGCGAATCTGAATGGGTAGCCCAGGGTAATCGTTTGGTTTACCTGGGACGATGGGCGGAATTAACCGATGCTCCCTTTACCCAAACCGTAGTAACAGACCAGGGCCCCATAAGTATTCAGGGAAGACGGAGATCGCCACAGCAGGAAGGCAAAATATTAGCGGACAAATACGGCACCTTAATTTGGCGGCAACGGCAAGGCAAAGGAGAAATTATCTGGGTAGTACCTCCCTTTTTGGCGGCTAATGCTTTTCAGGATGAACCGGCTAACTTTGCCCTGCTCCAATCTTTGCTAACTGAAGGCCATAATCCCCTGTGGGTGGATGAATATTTACACGGCTATAAGGACGCAGAAACTCTCCAGCAGGAAGGGGTGGAATCGGTGTGGGCCTATCTGCAAAACACTCCCCTACTACTCATTTTTCTGCAATCCTTAGTGGTGGTGACACTCCTAGCTATTTTTGGGAATCGGCGTTTTGGCCAACCCCAAACTCCCCCTAGCCTGGCCAGTAACAATAACCAAGCCTATATCAATGCCCTCGCCCAGGTCTTGGAAAAAGGCGATCGCCCCCAATTTGTGGTGCAACAGTTGCTCCAGGCAGAAAGTCCTTCCCTAGAGAGACGATTGGGTAACTTGCCCACAGCCCAGGCCAGGGAAGCAATGGCGGCCTTGCTGACCAACCTTAGCCAGCCAGACAAATTGCCCAAACAGGAAGCTGACTTAAGGGTATGGTTAAAACAATGGCAACAACTACAAGCCCAACTGCCCCCCTCCAGCTCAAATCCATCGGGTAAGGTCCTCAAATCCAGTGCGGCAGAGTAA
- a CDS encoding sensor histidine kinase KdpD yields MFRFVQGQAPHALHTLGTGAALSWFKSICLILADNQIQCRVWAKFNGQSPWQKAIADYSQTGLLSHLYWCRSGGEPGPVAGLGLNLKTTISPLLLEVDTHWHGESFFCFLSSDISLLILLNESPENPKVVNILQSFSPRLIGHFLSQLKQLLVVADDLPVDLFATEELPPSADLDLVNQLVQGMGPPLRKSTADDPKPSNYTAIANSFGISLIRELGIPLTNAKTALQLLESFQQKKELRQRYLDLIRQNCDRQTDLITGLQDLLEIDATAPSPESVPIADCIRSVIGIYQPIAAEKSITLNSTVVENCPPVACSRADLQAILQRLLENALQFTDPGGQVQIKAYHQGFQVEIVVNDNGCGIAMADIPHLFDCFFRGQNTSSATQGAGLGLTIVHRLVERWSGKITVHSRPKQGSNFHIFLPAMVDNSLGHRFVLSN; encoded by the coding sequence ATGTTCAGATTTGTTCAGGGGCAGGCCCCCCATGCCCTGCACACGTTGGGAACGGGGGCGGCACTTAGTTGGTTTAAAAGTATTTGTCTGATTTTGGCGGATAACCAGATTCAGTGCCGTGTTTGGGCTAAGTTTAATGGGCAATCCCCCTGGCAAAAGGCGATCGCCGACTATAGTCAAACGGGGTTATTGAGCCATTTATATTGGTGTCGTTCCGGGGGGGAACCGGGGCCGGTGGCGGGATTGGGACTGAACCTAAAAACAACTATCAGTCCATTGCTTTTAGAAGTTGATACCCATTGGCACGGGGAAAGTTTTTTTTGTTTTCTCAGTTCGGACATCAGCCTGTTAATTTTGCTGAATGAATCCCCAGAAAACCCCAAAGTGGTAAATATTTTGCAAAGCTTTTCCCCCCGGTTGATTGGACATTTTTTGAGTCAACTAAAGCAATTATTGGTGGTGGCGGACGATTTACCAGTGGATTTGTTCGCAACGGAAGAACTCCCCCCCAGCGCTGATTTAGATCTGGTTAACCAATTGGTGCAAGGGATGGGACCACCCCTTAGAAAAAGTACGGCCGATGATCCTAAGCCGTCAAATTACACGGCGATCGCCAACTCCTTTGGAATTAGTTTAATTAGAGAATTGGGTATTCCCCTGACCAATGCGAAAACAGCTTTACAATTGCTGGAATCTTTTCAACAAAAAAAGGAACTCCGCCAGCGATATTTAGACTTAATTAGGCAAAACTGCGATCGCCAAACGGATTTGATCACTGGCTTGCAGGACTTGTTGGAAATTGATGCCACTGCCCCCTCCCCGGAATCGGTGCCCATTGCCGATTGCATTAGGAGTGTAATCGGTATTTACCAACCCATTGCCGCTGAAAAATCAATCACCTTAAATTCCACTGTGGTAGAAAACTGTCCTCCAGTGGCCTGTTCTCGGGCGGATTTGCAAGCCATACTGCAAAGATTGCTGGAAAATGCCCTGCAATTCACTGACCCTGGGGGGCAGGTACAAATTAAAGCCTATCACCAGGGATTTCAGGTGGAAATTGTGGTGAATGATAATGGTTGTGGCATTGCCATGGCGGACATTCCCCATTTATTTGATTGTTTTTTCCGGGGTCAAAATACGTCCTCGGCAACCCAGGGAGCGGGGCTTGGTTTGACCATTGTCCATCGCCTAGTGGAACGTTGGAGCGGCAAAATTACTGTCCACAGTCGCCCCAAACAAGGTAGTAATTTCCACATTTTTTTGCCAGCTATGGTGGATAATTCCCTCGGCCACCGTTTTGTCCTCAGTAACTAG
- a CDS encoding iron-sulfur cluster assembly accessory protein, giving the protein MSQATATQAKGIQLSDAALKHLLALKEQQGKDLCLRVGVRQGGCSGMSYMMDFEEPNRATEHDEVFDYEGFQIICDRKSLLYLYGLMLDYSNALIGGGFQFTNPNANQTCGCGKSFGV; this is encoded by the coding sequence ATGAGCCAAGCCACCGCTACCCAAGCCAAAGGCATCCAACTTTCCGATGCGGCCCTCAAACACCTCCTGGCCCTGAAAGAACAACAGGGCAAAGATCTTTGTTTACGGGTGGGGGTACGTCAAGGGGGCTGTTCTGGCATGTCCTACATGATGGACTTTGAAGAACCGAACCGGGCAACGGAACATGATGAAGTGTTTGATTATGAAGGTTTTCAGATTATCTGCGACCGGAAAAGTTTGCTATATCTCTATGGTTTAATGCTGGACTACAGCAATGCCCTCATTGGTGGAGGGTTCCAGTTTACCAATCCTAATGCTAATCAAACCTGTGGTTGTGGTAAATCCTTTGGGGTTTAA
- a CDS encoding DMT family transporter, whose translation MRILSNVNLMGLLIVLLAAIFFCFHNVIVRILYSQQNILGIWQVGGFVTPTLSHSFLLLLLRMLWVVPLMALISQRLYGNTWREINQLKQPVNRPVIWEAMGCGFLMFLYLVLLYISISFIPTGIAITLFFTYPIFTALLAWRLFNDVPSLLRWLVIGLTLIGTFLTIPYAYGGEQQTLVLGVSTGIASGIVYAGYTVFAQRSFQRLHPVPFTWISFATTLILSILCLIIWQPHEGNLPWLAITIGSLLSALFTLAGHVLNNWGIHLIGASRAAIIGATNPALTVVLAGLAIQESLTNIQIFGVCLVTFSIALLNYEKVSPSTGKNSLK comes from the coding sequence ATGCGAATTTTATCTAATGTTAATCTGATGGGACTATTGATAGTCCTCCTGGCCGCTATCTTCTTTTGTTTTCATAACGTCATTGTCCGGATTTTATATTCCCAGCAAAATATTTTGGGCATTTGGCAAGTTGGCGGTTTCGTGACCCCTACCCTGAGCCACTCCTTTCTTCTTCTACTATTGAGAATGCTTTGGGTTGTGCCTCTCATGGCCTTAATTTCCCAACGCCTTTATGGCAATACTTGGCGGGAAATTAATCAACTAAAACAACCAGTTAATCGTCCGGTAATTTGGGAGGCCATGGGTTGTGGATTTTTAATGTTTCTCTACCTAGTCTTACTCTACATTTCCATTAGCTTTATTCCCACTGGTATCGCCATCACTCTATTTTTTACTTACCCAATCTTTACTGCATTATTAGCATGGCGGTTATTTAACGATGTTCCCAGTTTATTGCGTTGGTTAGTGATTGGTTTAACTTTAATCGGCACATTTTTAACCATTCCCTATGCCTACGGTGGCGAGCAACAAACTTTAGTTTTGGGCGTTAGCACAGGCATTGCTTCGGGCATTGTCTATGCGGGCTATACGGTATTTGCCCAAAGGAGCTTTCAAAGACTCCATCCCGTTCCCTTCACCTGGATCAGTTTTGCCACCACGTTAATTCTGTCCATTCTTTGTTTAATCATTTGGCAACCCCATGAAGGTAATTTACCCTGGCTTGCCATCACCATTGGTTCCCTGTTGTCCGCTTTATTTACTTTGGCGGGCCATGTGCTCAATAACTGGGGTATCCATTTAATCGGTGCTAGTCGAGCGGCTATTATTGGGGCAACCAATCCCGCTTTGACGGTGGTGCTAGCAGGATTAGCTATTCAAGAAAGCCTCACCAATATCCAAATTTTCGGGGTATGCCTAGTTACGTTTAGCATTGCCTTGCTCAACTACGAAAAAGTTAGTCCCAGTACGGGAAAAAATTCCCTAAAATAG
- a CDS encoding MoxR family ATPase has translation MTRPLFNELRGHLEAFLVGQPHLIQELLVALLAGGHVIIEGVPGTGKTLLVKLLAQSIQSQFRRVQLTPDMLPSDMVGVNVFDFNQQAFSLKQGPVFTEILLADEINRTPPKTQSALLEAMEEQQVTLDGHTYALPPLFWVVATQNPLEFEGTYPLPEAQLDRFLFKLVVDYPPPAAAKQMLVNFQQGFHAQRQDLEQLTAIATVEEILASRRSVEDIAVDEKLLDYLLALVEKTRYHPDILIGASPRASLRWLQAAKADAWLNGQEYLLPDNLKTVAPPLLRHRLILRPEAQLDGIGIDEVITAILEQTPVPR, from the coding sequence ATGACCCGTCCCCTGTTTAACGAACTCCGTGGCCATTTGGAAGCATTTTTGGTGGGTCAACCCCATCTCATCCAAGAATTATTGGTGGCCCTGTTGGCAGGGGGCCATGTGATCATTGAGGGGGTGCCGGGGACAGGCAAAACCCTGTTGGTGAAACTTCTAGCCCAATCAATTCAATCCCAATTTAGGCGGGTACAACTGACTCCAGATATGTTGCCCTCCGATATGGTGGGGGTAAACGTGTTTGACTTCAACCAGCAAGCCTTTAGCCTCAAACAGGGCCCTGTATTTACGGAAATTTTGCTGGCAGATGAAATTAACCGCACTCCCCCCAAAACCCAGTCCGCCCTGCTTGAAGCGATGGAAGAGCAACAGGTGACCCTCGATGGTCATACCTATGCCCTGCCGCCTTTATTCTGGGTGGTGGCCACCCAAAACCCCTTGGAATTTGAAGGTACCTATCCCTTGCCAGAAGCCCAACTAGACCGCTTTTTATTTAAGCTAGTGGTGGACTATCCTCCCCCGGCCGCGGCCAAACAAATGTTGGTCAATTTTCAGCAGGGTTTCCACGCCCAACGACAAGACCTGGAACAGTTAACCGCCATTGCCACCGTAGAAGAAATTTTGGCTAGTCGGCGATCAGTAGAAGATATTGCGGTGGATGAAAAACTATTGGATTATCTCTTGGCCCTGGTGGAAAAAACCCGCTATCATCCCGATATTCTGATTGGAGCTTCCCCTAGGGCCTCCCTCCGTTGGTTGCAAGCCGCAAAGGCCGATGCTTGGCTTAATGGCCAGGAATATTTACTGCCGGATAATCTCAAAACCGTTGCTCCGCCGTTATTGCGCCACCGTTTAATTCTAAGGCCGGAAGCCCAGCTTGATGGCATTGGCATTGATGAAGTGATCACCGCCATTCTGGAGCAGACCCCGGTGCCCCGTTGA
- a CDS encoding HAS-barrel domain-containing protein, with product MPSSPVQFSLDERHPHHIAEVIETSTTGFLAQCLEPEELNFPTMPAFGSWVKATDEDSGNTIFAVVSYATTMPIDSIHRARALGLSLGELREQQPQIFAMLTTEFQAAIVGFQSRESGINGRGPISGRVFHYLPPRPPQIHQAVFQCDRQEVMEFTNSPDFLRILLQISDAPVDALIAAALREIYLLRQGDRAWLVTVGRHLSLLLKDDYDRLRHILGQVHF from the coding sequence CCCCACCATATTGCAGAGGTAATTGAAACCAGCACCACTGGCTTTTTAGCCCAATGTCTGGAACCGGAAGAATTGAATTTTCCCACCATGCCTGCCTTTGGTAGTTGGGTGAAGGCCACAGATGAAGATTCTGGTAATACCATTTTTGCGGTGGTTAGTTATGCCACCACCATGCCCATCGATTCCATTCATCGGGCCAGGGCCCTAGGTCTTTCCCTGGGGGAACTGCGGGAACAGCAGCCTCAAATTTTTGCCATGTTAACCACGGAATTTCAAGCGGCGATCGTGGGTTTCCAGAGCCGAGAGTCGGGTATTAATGGTCGCGGTCCCATCTCCGGTAGGGTGTTTCACTATTTACCGCCTCGTCCACCCCAAATTCACCAAGCTGTGTTTCAGTGCGATCGCCAAGAAGTAATGGAATTTACTAATTCCCCTGATTTTTTGCGGATTCTTTTGCAAATTAGCGATGCCCCTGTGGATGCCCTGATTGCCGCCGCCCTCAGGGAAATTTATCTTCTCCGCCAAGGCGATCGGGCCTGGCTAGTAACCGTCGGCCGTCACCTTAGTTTGCTCCTCAAAGATGACTACGATCGCCTACGCCATATCCTTGGTCAAGTTCATTTTTAG